The Thermococcus celericrescens sequence AGGGCGACTACACTGTTGAGGAGGTCATAGCTAAGGTCAAGAAGCCGGACGGGAGCATCGAGGAGCTCAAGATGTACCACAAGTGGCCCGTCCGTGTTAAGAGGCCCTACAAGAACAAGCTCCCGCCGGAGGTTCCGCTCATCACCGGACAGAGGACCATAGACACCTTCTTCAGCCAGGCCAAGGGTGGAACCGCCGCCATTCCTGGCCCGTTCGGAAGTGGAAAGACCGTTACCCAGCACCAGCTCGCCAAGTGGAGTGACGCCCAGATCGTTGTTTACATAGGCTGCGGTGAGCGCGGAAACGAGATGACCGACGTCCTTGAGGAGTTCCCGAAGCTCAAGGACCCGAAGACCGGAAAGCCGCTCATGGAGAGGACCGTTCTCATAGCCAACACCTCGAACATGCCCGTCGCTGCCCGTGAGGCTTCAATCTACACCGGAATCACCATCGCCGAGTACTTCAGGGACATGGGCTACGACGTGGCCCTGATGGCCGACTCGACGAGCAGATGGGCCGAGGCTCTCCGTGAGATTTCGGGTCGTCTCGAGGAGATGCCGGGTGAGGAGGGTTACCCGGCCTACCTCGCGAGCAAGATCGCCGAGTTCTACGAGCGTGCCGGCCGTGTCGTGACCCTCGGAAGCGAGGAGAGGGTAGGAAGCGTTTCGGTCATAGGTGCAGTTTCGCCGCCCGGTGGAGACTTCAGCGAGCCGGTCGTTCAGAATACCCTCCGTGTTGTCAAGGTCTTCTGGGCGCTCGATGCAGACCTTGCTCGTAGGAGGCACTTCCCGGCCATCAACTGGCTCAGGAGCTACTCGCTCTACGTCGACGCTATCAAGGACTGGTGGCACCAGAACGTTGATCCGGAATGGAAGGCCATGCGCGACAGGGCCATGGAGCTTCTCCAGAAGGAGGCCGAGCTCCAGGAGATCGTCAGGATCGTCGGTCCTGATGCCCTCCCGGACAGGGAGAAGGCGGTGCTCATCGTCACCAGGATGATACGTGAGGACTACCTCCAGCAGGACGCCTTCGACGAGGTTGACACCTACTGCCCGCCGAAGAAGCAGGTCACCATGCTCAGGGTTATCCTCAACTTCTACGACAAGACCATGGAGGCCGTGGACAGGGGCGTTCCGGTTGACGAGATAGCCAAGCTCCCCGTCAGGGAGAAGATAGGCCGTATGAAGTACGAGCCCGAGCTTGAGAACGTCAGGGCTCTCATGGATGAGACGAACGCTCAGTTTGAGGAGCTCTTCAAGAGGTACGGGGCGTGATGTCGATGCCGGGAATGGAGTACTCAACCGTTAGCAAGATTTACGGACCGCTCATGATCGTCGAGGGTGTCAAGGGCGTCGCCTACGGTGAGGTCGTTGAGATAGAGACCGAGGGCGGAGAGAAGAGGAAGGGACAGGTCCTCGAGGCAAGGGAGAACCTTGCCATCGTCCAGGTCTTCGAGGGAACGAGAGAC is a genomic window containing:
- a CDS encoding ATP synthase subunit A, encoding MGRIIRVTGPLVVADDMKGSKMYEVVRVGEMGLIGEIIRLEGDKAVIQVYEETAGIRPGEPVEGTGASLSVELGPGLLTAMYDGIQRPLEALRDLSGDFIARGLTAPALPRDKKWHFTPRVKVGDGVVGGDVLGVVPETSIIEHKILVPPWVEGEIVEIAEEGDYTVEEVIAKVKKPDGSIEELKMYHKWPVRVKRPYKNKLPPEVPLITGQRTIDTFFSQAKGGTAAIPGPFGSGKTVTQHQLAKWSDAQIVVYIGCGERGNEMTDVLEEFPKLKDPKTGKPLMERTVLIANTSNMPVAAREASIYTGITIAEYFRDMGYDVALMADSTSRWAEALREISGRLEEMPGEEGYPAYLASKIAEFYERAGRVVTLGSEERVGSVSVIGAVSPPGGDFSEPVVQNTLRVVKVFWALDADLARRRHFPAINWLRSYSLYVDAIKDWWHQNVDPEWKAMRDRAMELLQKEAELQEIVRIVGPDALPDREKAVLIVTRMIREDYLQQDAFDEVDTYCPPKKQVTMLRVILNFYDKTMEAVDRGVPVDEIAKLPVREKIGRMKYEPELENVRALMDETNAQFEELFKRYGA
- a CDS encoding HAS-barrel domain-containing protein, with amino-acid sequence MPGMEYSTVSKIYGPLMIVEGVKGVAYGEVVEIETEGGEKRKGQVLEARENLAIVQVFEGTRDLDVKTTRVRFTGETLKVPVSMDMLGRVFNGIGKPIDGGPEIIPEDRRDVHGAPLNPVA